One window from the genome of Diceros bicornis minor isolate mBicDic1 chromosome 1, mDicBic1.mat.cur, whole genome shotgun sequence encodes:
- the LOC131418312 gene encoding olfactory receptor 2B11: MRSDNQSFLGDPPEDFILLGVSDRPWLELPLFVVFLVSYVLAMLGNIAIILVSWLDPQLHGPMYIFVSHLSFLDLCYTTTTVPQMLVNTGSSRKTISYSGCTVQYAIFHWLGCTECIVLAAMALDRYMAICEPLRYVVIMHRPLCQQLVAVAWLSGFCNSLVQVVLTVRLPFCGRQVLNNFFCEVPAVIKLSCADTAVNDATLAVLVAFFVLVPLALILLSYGFIAHAVLKIQSSKGRHKAFGTCSSHLVVVSLFYLPAIYMYLQPLSSYSQEQGKFISLFYSIITPTLNPFIYTLRNKDVKGALRRLMTQIWRLCRR, encoded by the coding sequence ATGAGAAGTGACAACCAGAGCTTCTTGGGGGATCCCCCTGAGGACTTCATCCTTCTAGGAGTTTCTGACAGGCCATGGCTGGAACTCCCTCTCTTTGTGGTCTTCCTGGTGTCCTATGTTCTGGCCATGTTAGGGAACATCGCCATCATCCTAGTGTCCTGGCTGGATCCCCAGCTCCACGGCCCCATGTACATCTTCGTCAGCCACCTCTCCTTCCTGGACCTCTGCTACACCACCACCACGGTCCCTCAGATGCTGGTCAACACAGGCAGCTCCAGGAAGACCATCAGCTACAGCGGCTGCACAGTGCAGTACGCGATTTTCCACTGGTTGGGATGCACTGAGTGCATCGTCTTGGCCGCCATGGCCCTGGACCGCTACATGGCCATCTGTGAGCCCCTCCGGTATGTGGTCATCATGCACCGTCCCCTCTGCCAGCAGCTCGTGGCGGTGGCCTGGCTCAGCGGCTTCTGCAACTCCTTGGTTCAGGTGGTCCTGACAGTGCGGTTGCCTTTCTGCGGGCGGCAGGTGCTAAACAACTTCTTCTGTGAGGTGCCAGCCGTGATCAAGCTGTCATGTGCTGACACAGCCGTGAATGACGCCACGCTGGCCGTGCTGGTGGCCTTCTTTGTGCTGGTCCCCCTAGCTCTCATCCTTCTCTCCTACGGCTTCATTGCCCATGCAGTGCTCAAGATCCAGTCCTCCAAGGGACGGCACAAAGCCTTTGGGACCTGTTCCTCCCACCTGGTGGTGGTGTCCCTCTTCTACCTTCCTGCCATCTACATGTACCTGCAGCCCCTTTCCAGCTACTCTCAAGAGCAGGGCAAGTTTATCTCCCTCTTCTATTCCATAATCACCCCCACCCTCAATCCCTTCATCTACACCCTGAGGAATAAGGATGTGAAGGGAGCTCTGAGAAGACTCATGACACAGatctggaggctgtgcaggagatga